Below is a window of Planctomycetes bacterium MalM25 DNA.
CTACGAGTACGACAAGTCGATCGGCCTCCACAGCCTGCCGGCGAAGCTCGGCGTCCGCGGCGCGCTGCGCCTCGCCGCGATGAGCCACGCCGTCGCCGTCCTGCTGTTGGCCCTGCTGCCGCTGGTCTACCCACCCTTCGGCGTGGTCTACTGGACGGGCGTCGCGGCGGTCGCGGCGCTGCTGGTCTACGAGCACTGGCTTGTACGTCCCGACGATGACGACTTCAACGTGGACCGCGTGAACGTCGCGTTTTTCAACGTCAACGCCGTGATCAGCCTGGGGCTGTTGGCGGTTGGTGTCGTCGACTTGCTGCTTTGAATCCTTAAGAGTTGCACGCAAAGGCGCGAAGGCGCAAAGAAATCAAGACCCTTAATCCTTTGCGCCTTCGCGCCTTTGCGTGAGGCCTATTCGGTTTGAATTGAAGCGATGCTCAGAACTTCAAGCGAGATTCTGGCCCCCATCCGTGAGAAGGTCGAAGCGGGCGAGCGTCTTTCGTTCGACGACGGCCTGCTGCTCGAGTCGCCCGAGGCGCCGCTGCCGGAGATCGGCGAGCTGGCGAACCTGGTGCGCGAGCGCAAGAACGGGAACGCCGGCTACTACAACATCAACACGCACCTCAACGCGACCAACATCTGCGTCTACCGGTGCTCGTTCTGCGCCTTCCGATCCGACCTCCGCGAGGCGAAGGGGTACTGGATGCAGGACGACGCGATCCTCAAGCGGGGCGCCGAGGCGGTCGAGAACGGCTGCACCGAGATGCACCTCGTCGGCGGCCTCCACCACCAGGCGAAGTACGATTGGTACCGCAAGGTGATCAGCCTGCTGCACGACAACTACCCGTCGCTCCACCTGAAGGCGTGGACGCCGGTCGAGATCGACTGGTTTGCGCGCCTCACCAAGAAGCCGATCAAGTGGGTCCTCGAGGATCAGATCGAAGCGGGCCTCGGCTCGCTCCCCGGCGGGGGCGCCGAGATCTTCCACCCGGAGATCCGCCGGCAGATCTGCGAGCACAAGGCGGACACGCGCCGCTGGTTCGAGACGCACCGCACGGCCCACGAGCTCGGCCTCCGCAGCAACTGCACGATGCTGTACGGCCACATCGAGGAGGCGCGGCACCGGATCGACCACCTCGTCCGGCTCCGCGAACTGCAAGACGAGACGGGCGGCCTACAGACCTACATCCCGCTCGCGTTCCATCCCGAGAACAACAAGCTGGGGATCGAGAACAACCTCAAGAAGCCCTCGGCGCCGATGGACCTGCGGCAGATGGCGATCGCCCGGCTGATGCTCGACAACATCGACCACATCAAGGCGTACTGGATCATGCTGGGCGTCGGCACGGCGCAGCTGGCCCTCTCCTACGGCGCCGACGACATCGACGGCACCGTGCGCCACGAGCTGATCTACCACGACGCCGGCGCCACGACGCCCGAGGTGATGAGCGTCGCGGACATCGAGCACCTGATCCGCGAAGCGGGCCGCGAGCCGATCGAACGCGACACGCTGTATCATAAAGTCGACCGCACGGCGGAGGGCTTCTCGCTCGGCGAGAAGATCACCGCGGGGGTTTGAGCCGTAACTCCCTCCCCTCGATGGGGAGGGCCGGGGAGGGGTGAAAAACCCGGGTACCCGCGTCGCCCCCCTCCCCCCGGCCTTCAAGGAGACGCGGCCTCCCCACAAGGGGGAGGGGAACACCCTCTCGACGGCGAGCCGGCCACGTCAGTGGTCGGTGGAATCCGGGCACCCGCTTCAACACCGACCACTCACGTGGCCGGCTCGCAGTCTTTCGCTTCGATGGTCTGAAACCGTGTAGGATGGGTGCTCGCACCCATCAAGGGCTGACGATCCAAGCCAAACTATGCCGATCTGCACGAAACGAGAGATTGCGCAGCTAGAGCGGCAGTACTCGGTTCAGTTGCCGGCGATTTACAAGGCGTTTCTCTTGGGCAGCTATCCCGATGTCGAAGCCCGGCTGGTCGGCTCCGACATCGACATGCGCTATCTGCCCGAGATACGCAGATGGGCTCAGGAGTTGCTCGTCGAGAACGACGTTGGCCACCAACTCCCTTCGGATAGCTTCGTGTTCCTGATGCACCAGGGATATCAGTTCATGTACTTTCCTTGTGACGGCACCGATAACCCTCCCGTCTTCTATTACCTCGAAGGCGATGAAAAGCCGAGGTTGATATTTGAACGGTTCTCCGAATGGATCGCTTCATTTAGCAGAGGCTCGTAATTCAGACGATGGGTGCGAGCACCCATCCTACGGATCAAGTCACCAACCCCTTGGTCACCATCATGAACACGTCCTCGAGCGTCGGCTCGCGGTCGGCGAAGGAGACGAGGCCGACTTTGCCCGCCACGAGTTGATGCAGCAGCCGGGCGACCTCTTTATCGCCGCCGCCGTACTCGATCACCACGCCGCGGGTCTCCTCCTGCACGCTGCGCACGAGCGGGTCGCTCCGCACCAGGCTCACGCCCGCCGTCGGGTCGCCGGCGAAGCGGATCTCGAGGCGGCGGTGCTTCTGGATCTGGCGGTAGACCTTGTCGATCGGGCCGTGCATCAGCAGCTTGCCCCGCTCGATGATGCCGATCGACGTGCAGATGTCGGCCAGCTCGGTGAGGATGTGGCTGGAGATGAGGATCGTCTTGCCCATCTTGCGGAGCTCCTTGAGCAGCGCCTTCACCTCCAGGCGGGCCCGCGGGTCAAGGCCGCTCGCGGGCTCGTCGAGGATCAGCACGGGCGGGTCGTGGACGAGGGTCTTCGCGAGGCAGAGCCGCTGCTTCATGCCGCGCGACAGGCCGTTCACGTAGTCGTCCCGCTTATGAGTCAAATCGAGCAGCTCGAGCACGTCGCCGATGATCGCCTTGCGCTGCGAGCGCGGCACCTCGTAAGCGACCGAGAAGAAGTCGAGGAACTCCCACACCTTCATGCCGTCGTACACGCCGAACATGTCGGGCATGTAGCCAATCGAACGCCGGACGGCGATCGGGTCGTCGACGACCGAGTGCCCGTTGACGGTCGCCTCGCCGTGGGTGGCGCGGAGCAGCGTGGCGAGGAAGCGGATCGTGGTGCTCTTGCCGGCGCCGTTGGGGCCGATGAAGCCGAACAGCTCCCCCTCGCCGATCGAGAGGTCGAGGTTCTCGACCGCCACGAAGTCGCCGTACGATTTTCCGAAGCCGCGGATTTCAATCATGTCTGTTCTTTATTCTTTCACCACGGAGAGCACAGAGAACACGGAGATGATTTTATTCCCCTCCCTTTCAGGGAGGGGCTAGGGGAGGGTTGCGGTTCGCGAGATCGCACTCCTCGCCCAGACTCTCTCCCCCAAGGGAGAAGGGCTTTAGAACCGCTTCAAAAAGCTTCTCTGTGGTCTCTGTGCTCTCCGTGGTTAATTCTTAGCGATGTCGAGTGGGTTGTTCGCGTCGGACCGGGGGGCGGGGATCGGGCCGTAGCTCAGGTGGCCGACGATCAGCGTCTGGCCCTTCTGCTGTGAGGCCTCGGGCGTGATCGTGACGCCGGGCATCAGGCGGTCGGTGAGCGCGATGACGCGGCGTTCGCCCGGCTCGAAGCGGGCCGGGTCGACCGCCAGGCGGACGAGCGCGTCGATCCCGAAGGCCTCCTCGTCGTCGTCCCGCAGGGCTTGGGCGTCGGCTCGTTCTTTGGCGAAGGGGAGCGGCGGGGCGGCTTCGCCTTCGGGCGTGGCCGTTTCGTCGACGGGGAAGAAGACGACGTTGGCCGTCGCGCCGGAGGCCATCTCGCCGATCCAGCAGCCCTCCAGGCGGGGCGCCCCCTTCAGGCCGTCGGGACGGCCGACGACCATCACGTCGCGCAGTGGCCAATTGGTCCGGTTCTCGATCCGCAGCCCGCCCCCCGCGCCGCGGTCGAGCCGGAGCGAGCCGGGCACGCTCGAGCCGGGCACGCCCTGCGCGGCGAGGTCGAGCATCTCGTCGCTGCGGACGAACTCGGCGGTCGCTGACGAGATGGCGAGGTCCTTGAGCCGCGCCTTCTCAAGCCGCTCGTAAGCGACCTCCGCGGGGCCGCTGAGCGAGTCGCTTGTGTCGCCGTCCGCGTTGCGGACGAAGGGCATCGCCACGGCGGGCGAGTCGAACTCCATCTCGTAGATCGACGAGAGCGACGTGTACAGCGCGGTGAACCGGGTGAGCATGCCGCGGGGCGTGTCGGGCTGCAACTCGAGGACGGCGATCTCCGAACGCGAGCGGACGAAGCCGATGTCGAGCTGCGCCTGCTGCACCACGGCCCACGCGCCGGCCAGAGCGATGATCGGCGCCGCGACCCAGGCGAGCTCGACGCGGCGGATCGCGGCGAAGAAGGCCCAGTTGGCGGGCACCAGGAAGAACAGGTACGCAGCCAGGCAACCGACGACGAAACTCGCCCCCGGGACCGACACGCCCGCCGACTCACGGAGCGTGTCACGCACCGCGCCGGAGACCAGGTTGTAATCACTCACCGCGCCGGCCCCGCCGGGCGTGGCGGGCGGAAGGAGTCGCAGGAAGCCGGTTGGCCCGGCCGCCGTCGGCACGGCCGGGGGCGGCCGGTTGGGGAAGGCGGGGGTGGTCTGGTCGCCGTACTCGGCGGGCCCGGTCCGCAGGGCGAGCGCCGTGTCCTTGGCGTGGGTGTCGCGGACGAAGGAACGGAAGCGGGTGTTGTGCAGCGGGCTGAGGTCGAGCGGTTTGTCATCGTCCGCCCAGCGGACGGCGACCTGCCCCAACGACGTACGTGGCACGAACCGCCGGGGGGGGCGGCGCAGCAGGGCGGCGTTCATGAAGTTCTCGTAGCCGGCCGTCCACGCGCGGAGGCGGCTGTCCGACACGTCCAGTGCCGAGACGATCACCCGGCCGCGCCCCACGCGCCGCTCTGCGAGCAGCTCCGACCCGCCCGGGAA
It encodes the following:
- the mqnE_2 gene encoding Aminodeoxyfutalosine synthase — its product is MLRTSSEILAPIREKVEAGERLSFDDGLLLESPEAPLPEIGELANLVRERKNGNAGYYNINTHLNATNICVYRCSFCAFRSDLREAKGYWMQDDAILKRGAEAVENGCTEMHLVGGLHHQAKYDWYRKVISLLHDNYPSLHLKAWTPVEIDWFARLTKKPIKWVLEDQIEAGLGSLPGGGAEIFHPEIRRQICEHKADTRRWFETHRTAHELGLRSNCTMLYGHIEEARHRIDHLVRLRELQDETGGLQTYIPLAFHPENNKLGIENNLKKPSAPMDLRQMAIARLMLDNIDHIKAYWIMLGVGTAQLALSYGADDIDGTVRHELIYHDAGATTPEVMSVADIEHLIREAGREPIERDTLYHKVDRTAEGFSLGEKITAGV
- a CDS encoding SMI1 / KNR4 family protein yields the protein MPICTKREIAQLERQYSVQLPAIYKAFLLGSYPDVEARLVGSDIDMRYLPEIRRWAQELLVENDVGHQLPSDSFVFLMHQGYQFMYFPCDGTDNPPVFYYLEGDEKPRLIFERFSEWIASFSRGS
- the ybhF_5 gene encoding putative ABC transporter ATP-binding protein YbhF, with the protein product MIEIRGFGKSYGDFVAVENLDLSIGEGELFGFIGPNGAGKSTTIRFLATLLRATHGEATVNGHSVVDDPIAVRRSIGYMPDMFGVYDGMKVWEFLDFFSVAYEVPRSQRKAIIGDVLELLDLTHKRDDYVNGLSRGMKQRLCLAKTLVHDPPVLILDEPASGLDPRARLEVKALLKELRKMGKTILISSHILTELADICTSIGIIERGKLLMHGPIDKVYRQIQKHRRLEIRFAGDPTAGVSLVRSDPLVRSVQEETRGVVIEYGGGDKEVARLLHQLVAGKVGLVSFADREPTLEDVFMMVTKGLVT